The proteins below are encoded in one region of Salmo salar chromosome ssa02, Ssal_v3.1, whole genome shotgun sequence:
- the ift27 gene encoding intraflagellar transport protein 27 homolog, which produces MVKLRSRCLLVGDAAVGKSALSQMFRSDGAHFQKNYSMTAGVELVVKSVNIPETSDSVELYIFDSAGRETFVEACEKLWGQPSVLCLVFDVSSELSFSSCGRWLERVRAHCQGLHIPGVLVGNKSDLSSRREVETSVAQEWAQSQGLQYHETSAKEMENCEAPFLSLAQLFHALYQDRLQTIQNLA; this is translated from the exons ATGGTGAAATTAAGATCAAGGTGCCTTCTTGTAG GAGATGCAGCAGTGGGGAAAAGTGCTCTCTCTCAGATGTTCCGGAGTGATGGCGCACACTTCCAGAAGAACTACAGTATG ACGGCTGGAGTGGAACTGGTTGTGAAGTCAGTGAACATCCCAGAGACCAGCGACAGTGTG gaaCTGTACATCTTTGACTCTGCCGGGAGGGAAACCTTTGTTGAAGCATGTGAGAAGTTG tGGGGCCAGCCGTCTGTGTTGTGTCTGGTGTTTGACGTGAGCAGTGAGCTGTCATTCAGTAGCTGTGGCCGCTGGCTGGAGAGGGTCAGGGCCCACTGCCAGGGTCTGCACATCCCAG GTGTGTTGGTGGGTAACAAGTCGGACCTGTCCTCGCGGAGGGAGGTGGAGACCTCGGTGGCCCAAGAGTGGGCCCAAAGCCAGGGGCTGCAGTACCACGAGACGTCCGCT AAAGAGATGGAGAACTGTGAAGCTCCCTTTCTGAGTCTAGCCCAGCTGTTCCACGCTCTCTAccaagacagactacagaccatACAGAACCTGGCCTAA
- the ift27 gene encoding intraflagellar transport protein 27 homolog isoform X1: protein MVKLRSRCLLVGDAAVGKSALSQMFRSDGAHFQKNYSMTAGVELVVKSVNIPETSDSVELYIFDSAGRETFVEACEKLWGQPSVLCLVFDVSSELSFSSCGRWLERVRAHCQGLHIPGTTHLSSDPLYLEVCWWVTSRTCPRGGRWRPRWPKSGPKARGCSTTRRPLKRWRTVKLPF from the exons ATGGTGAAATTAAGATCAAGGTGCCTTCTTGTAG GAGATGCAGCAGTGGGGAAAAGTGCTCTCTCTCAGATGTTCCGGAGTGATGGCGCACACTTCCAGAAGAACTACAGTATG ACGGCTGGAGTGGAACTGGTTGTGAAGTCAGTGAACATCCCAGAGACCAGCGACAGTGTG gaaCTGTACATCTTTGACTCTGCCGGGAGGGAAACCTTTGTTGAAGCATGTGAGAAGTTG tGGGGCCAGCCGTCTGTGTTGTGTCTGGTGTTTGACGTGAGCAGTGAGCTGTCATTCAGTAGCTGTGGCCGCTGGCTGGAGAGGGTCAGGGCCCACTGCCAGGGTCTGCACATCCCAGGTACCACACACCTCAGCTCTGACCCCCTGTATCTGGAG GTGTGTTGGTGGGTAACAAGTCGGACCTGTCCTCGCGGAGGGAGGTGGAGACCTCGGTGGCCCAAGAGTGGGCCCAAAGCCAGGGGCTGCAGTACCACGAGACGTCCGCT AAAGAGATGGAGAACTGTGAAGCTCCCTTTCTGA
- the LOC106590850 gene encoding synaptogyrin-1 isoform X2 has translation MEGMAYGAGKAGGAFNPITFFQQPHTILRILSWFFSIVIFGSIANEGYVNRPDEAQEFCIFNRNQNACNYGLFMGTLAFLCCLAFLALDVYFPQISSVKDRKKAVLADVGVSAFWSFMWFVGFCFLTNQWQVAKQEDNPLREGGDAARAAITFAFFSIFTWGGLTLFSMERLKSVSFEEEYQKLFTPQPPIPLI, from the exons ATGGAGGGCATGGCTTATGGAGCTGGGAAGGCTGGAGGTGCTTTCAACCCTATAACGTTCTTCCAGCAGCCACACACGATCCTCCGGATCCTCTCTTGG ttTTTCTCCATTGTGATCTTTGGTTCTATAGCCAACGAGGGTTACGTGAACCGACCTGACGAGGCCCAGGAGTTCTGTATCTTCaacag gaaCCAGAATGCGTGTAACTATGGACTGTTCATGGGAACCTTGGCCTTTCTCTGCTGTCTGGCCTTCCTGGCCCTGGATGTCTACTTCCCACAGATCAGCTCCGTCAAGGACCGCAAGAAGGCTGTACTGGCAGACGTAGGGGTTTCAG CGTTCTGGTCCTTCATGTGGTTCGTGGGGTTCTGCTTCCTGACCAACCAATGGCAGGTGGCGAAGCAGGAGGACAACcccctgagggagggaggggatgctgCTCGCGCTGCTATCACCTTCGCCTTCTTCTCCATATTCACCTGG ggtgggctgactctcttctccaTGGAGAGGCTAAAGAGTGTGTCCTTCGAAGAGGAGTACCAGAAGCTGTTCACCCCTCAGCCCCCCATCCCACTAATATGA
- the ift27 gene encoding intraflagellar transport protein 27 homolog isoform X2, which translates to MLTAGVELVVKSVNIPETSDSVELYIFDSAGRETFVEACEKLWGQPSVLCLVFDVSSELSFSSCGRWLERVRAHCQGLHIPGVLVGNKSDLSSRREVETSVAQEWAQSQGLQYHETSAKEMENCEAPFLSLAQLFHALYQDRLQTIQNLA; encoded by the exons ATGCTG ACGGCTGGAGTGGAACTGGTTGTGAAGTCAGTGAACATCCCAGAGACCAGCGACAGTGTG gaaCTGTACATCTTTGACTCTGCCGGGAGGGAAACCTTTGTTGAAGCATGTGAGAAGTTG tGGGGCCAGCCGTCTGTGTTGTGTCTGGTGTTTGACGTGAGCAGTGAGCTGTCATTCAGTAGCTGTGGCCGCTGGCTGGAGAGGGTCAGGGCCCACTGCCAGGGTCTGCACATCCCAG GTGTGTTGGTGGGTAACAAGTCGGACCTGTCCTCGCGGAGGGAGGTGGAGACCTCGGTGGCCCAAGAGTGGGCCCAAAGCCAGGGGCTGCAGTACCACGAGACGTCCGCT AAAGAGATGGAGAACTGTGAAGCTCCCTTTCTGAGTCTAGCCCAGCTGTTCCACGCTCTCTAccaagacagactacagaccatACAGAACCTGGCCTAA